Proteins from a genomic interval of Ptychodera flava strain L36383 chromosome 7, AS_Pfla_20210202, whole genome shotgun sequence:
- the LOC139136080 gene encoding late histone H2A.3, gonadal: protein MSGRGKGGKAKGKAKSRSSRAGLQFPVGRVHRFLRKGNYAQRVGAGAPVYLAAVLEYLAAEILELAGNAARDNKKTRIIPRHLQLAVRNDEELNKLLGGVTIAQGGVLPNIQAVLLPKKTQAKSK from the coding sequence ATGTCTGGACGTGGTAAAGGAGGCAAAGCAAAGGGCAAGGCCAAGAGTCGATCCAGTCGTGCAGGTCTGCAGTTCCCCGTTGGTCGTGTACACCGTTTCCTGCGTAAGGGTAACTACGCCCAGCGTGTCGGTGCTGGTGCTCCAGTCTACTTGGCTGCAGTGCTCGAGTACTTGGCCGCTGAAATCCTAGAGTTGGCTGGCAATGCAGCCCGTGATAACAAGAAGACCAGAATTATCCCCCGTCACTTGCAGCTGGCTGTCCGTAATGACGAAGAATTGAACAAACTTCTTGGCGGTGTGACCATCGCCCAGGGTGGTGTATTGCCAAACATACAGGCAGTACTCTTGCCCAAGAAGACCCAAGCCAAATCTAAGTAA
- the LOC139136079 gene encoding histone H4: MSGRGKGGKGLGKGGAKRHRKVLRDNIQGITKPAIRRLARRGGVKRISGLIYEETRGVLKVFLENVIRDAVTYTEHAKRKTVTAMDVVYALKRQGRTLYGFGG, encoded by the coding sequence ATGTCTGGTCGTGGCAAAGGAGGCAAAGGTCTGGGGAAAGGAGGCGCCAAGCGTCATCGTAAGGTTCTGCGTGATAACATCCAAGGTATCACCAAGCCAGCTATCCGTCGTCTGGCTCGTCGTGGTGGTGTCAAGCGTATCTCTGGTCTCATCTATGAAGAAACCCGTGGTGTATTGAAAGTCTTCTTGGAGAACGTCATCCGTGATGCCGTCACCTACACCGAGCACGCTAAGAGAAAGACGGTCACCGCCATGGATGTGGTCTATGCTCTTAAACGCCAGGGCCGTACTCTGTACGGTTTCGGCGGTTAG